Genomic DNA from Candidatus Auribacterota bacterium:
TTCCGGCTCGCCGTCGCCGAGCCACCTTGCACAGAGATTGTACACTTGTTCTTTTCGCCTTTGTATGATTATCAGTTTTGCAGGGGTAACGGTAAATGATGTTCGCCACGGATTTTCACGGATAACCACACGGATGGCCGCAGATGAAGCTTCCTTTTCATCTGTGAATATCCGTCATAATCCGTCCCGCTTAGCGGGATCCGTGGCCCCCCTCTATAAGTGACCCCTTACCGCCATTTTGTTAAAAACATTGACTGAGGTGATAAAAAGAGTATAATTATAACAGTGCAGTGGCAGTCATGGGGCAGAACTAACCGCAAGGTGTTCAGCTTTGCACCTTGCGTTTTTTTATCTGTGCGCCGCTATTTCAGCACGCAGGGTGTGTGGCATGAGACCTATAAATAAAATTCGTAACGTGGCGATCATCGCCCATATCGATCATGGGAAAACCACGCTGATCGATGCCATTTTCCGCGCCACGGGTGTGTTCAGGGAGAACGCCCGTGTCGAAGAGCGGGTGATGGACAACTATGAGCTCGAACGTGAGCGCGGCATTACCATCCGCGCCAAGCACTGCGCCGTCGAGTGGAAAGGGTATTTGATTAATATCATTGACACCCCCGGCCACGCAGATTTTTCAGGGGAGGTTGAACGCGTGCTTTCAATGGTGGATGCCGTGCTGCTGGTGGTCGACGCCAACGAAGGCCCGATGCCGCAGACCCGCTATGTGCTCATGCGGGCGCTGCGCCTGGGGCTGAAAGCGATCGTAGTGATTAATAAAGTGGACCGGCAGCATGCGGATCCTCTGAGGGCACTCAACAGTACCTTCGATCTATTTGTCGAACTCGGAGCAACCGACGCTCAGGCTGATTTTTTCGCTGTGCACGGATCGGGGCTTCAGGGATGGTTCGTGCGCGATCTGGAGAAGGATGAACGGAAAGGGATGGAGGCGCTGTTTGACGCGGTGATCCGGCATGTCCCTCATCCAAAGGCTGATCGCAATGCGCCGTTCCTCATGCAGATCAGCACCCTGACCTGGAACGATTATTTCGGCCGGATAGGATGCGGCCGCGTACTCCAGGGGGTTCATCGGCTGGGTGAGGAACTGGTGCGGACCACCACCCGCCGGAAAGCTGCAGGCCCGCTCCATGCACACGATGCGGGACATTCTGACGCGTGGGAGGTGACCGGCGTATATCCGGTAACATCGACTCATTTGTTGATCACGAGAGGTTTGGAGCGACAGGAGGTGCAGGAGGTTTCGGCCGGTGACATTGTCTGGATCGCGGGGCCAGGGGATCTCACCATCGGCGACACACTCTCTTCGCCAGCGTTGGAGAATGCGTGCCTGCCGCCGCTTGAGATCGGCGAACCTACGGTATCCATGTTCCTCCTCGTGAACAACGGCCCGTTTGCCGGCGAAGAGGGATGCGCGGTGACCATGCGCCAGATCATGGAGCGCCTTGAACGAGAGCGCCGCGTAAATGTTTCACTGCGGGTAGAGGCATCGCATCGGCTTGACTGTGTGAAGATTTCCGGCAGGGGGGAGCTGCACCTCGCCATATTAATAGAGGAGATGCGGCGTGAGGGGATGGAATTGTGCCTCACCCGCCCCGAGGTAATCACCACCGTCGATGCGAACGGAAATATCCTCGAGCCGATGGAGCAGCTCATCATCGATATTCCTGGTGGATTCCAGGGTGTGGTGCTCGAGAAGGTGGCATGCCGCCGCGGCGAGCTTACCGGCCGTAATGATTCGGGACGCGGGCTGGTGCGTTTCGAATTCCGGATACCCACGCGCGGACTCATCGGCTATCGCGGCGGGTTCATGACGGATACGCGGGGCCTCGGGATTATGTCATCGAGGTTTATCGGGTACGGCCCGTGGTGCGGTGAAGTGGTTTCGCGGAGCCGTGGCTCGATGGTCAGCATGGATACAGGGCCCGCGACGTCGTACTCCCTGGAAAATTTGCAATCCCGCGGAGTCATGTTTGTTGCTCCGACGGAGCGGGTGTATGAAGGCATGATCGTCGGTGAGCACTCCCGGCCTGATGACCTTCCCTGCAATCCTGTAAAACGAAAAAGGCTCACCAATATACGTTCCTCGACCAAGGAGCTCGATGCGGGGCTCAAGGCCCCGCGCAGGCTTACGCTTGAGTCGGCAATTGAATGGATAGCCCGGGATGAACTTGTAGAAGTTACCTCGCGCTCGATCCGCGTCCGGAAGGCGATACTCGACGCGGAGAAGAGAAAAAGGGCAGGGCGGCAGACCGCAGCCGTGATCCAGCAGTAACATTCCGTTGAGCGGCCTCGTGTATGTGGATGGGATAGACAGGGAGACGCTGGTGGTGCAATAGAAATCCCAAACCCCAAATCCCAATAAAGGGGTCAGGGATGGCAAGCTTAATCATCAATAGGCGTACAGCTTGCCGTAGGGCCGGTGGCTGAGAGGAATGTATTTGCTGAAGCGCGATTTCAGTATGGTGTGCGATTTGGGGATGGCGAACGTTCTGCAAAAATCTGTAATTTTACTTTTGAGAAGCGCGCGATCGTCGTCAGTGAGCGGAACTTTTCGAATCTCCTTCCCGAGCTGCTCATCACGCAACTTCCCCCGGATGTAGATCGCTCCTCCATGGGCTCCGCTCCCCACTCCGAAGCCGGCGCCCGGATCCGGCCCACCGTCGAGTGCCAGTACCACGATGATGCCCCCCGCCATATATTCTCCGAGAAAATCCTTCACCGTCCCGCCAATAATAAGTGCAGGGACAAGCTCCTTAAATGCCTTCATGTGAATCCCCACACGGTAGCCGGCATCGCCTCGGATGAGGAGCTCGCCGCCCCGCATCCCGTACGCGAGCACGTCACCCGCATGCCCGTGAATAGAAATGCGCCCGCTATTCATCGTGTTGGCGATGGTATCCTGCCCGTTGCCAAACACCTCAATTCTCGGACCATCCATAAAAGCCCCGAGATCATTTCCAGGGATACCATGGATCTTCATATTAATGCCGCCCTTGACGCCTGCGCATATGTAGCGGTGGCCATTCACATGATCGAGCGTAATCTCCCTCACGCCCTTCCCGATAGCGCGATGGATTGCGTCATTGAGAAGGCGATAGTTCATCTCCGAAGCATCTATGTGAATCATTTACACCTCGAGAGGGGAGATATGCTTTGCGCGGTGCTGTCTGGGCACGTAGATGTAGCCGAAATTCTCTTTGAGAAGCTCCTCTTTGAAGGGGGTCACATCCACCGTATCCAACATGAGACCTGCGAAGATTCCCGCCCGCTCAATTTCTCCTAAAAATAAGGCTCCCCTGATCCGATTATTCTTCAAAATAATCTTCTTATACGCAGATGAGGTTCTCGAACGCAGCATCATTATTTCCATCTCCCCGTCATCTGTTGTTGTATCACCGAGCGCGATGAGAGGGAGGCCGAATACCTCCATGGAGTTCATTGGCATCCGGCCTTTGTACGCCATATTCCCACCTGCCATATTTGTTCCCGCGACAGTCCCCTGCTCGTAGGCGAGCGGCCAGATCGGAATGTTTTTCCGCCCTCCATGAAGGACCGCGGTCTCCGTCACATCACCGGCCGCATAAATGTTGTGTACCGATGTCTCCATGTGGGAGTTGACAAGAATCCCCATCTTTGTTTTTATGGGCGTACCGCGACAGAGCCCAAGACGGGGCCGCACTCCAATGGCAACCACCACACTGCTGCAGGGGATTTCCTCCCCGCTTTTTAGCGCGGCGGCCACGACAGAAGCACCTTTCCGCCTGATCGCAACCACGCGATTGGAGAGCACGAGTTTGACACCGCTTCGCCTGATATGCGCCGCAACGATCTTCCCGGCCTCGGCATCGAGCATGGAGGGGACGGGTCGGTTATCCAGCTCGACCATCGTGACCTTTGCCCCGAGCGCTTTGAGCCCTTCGGAAGCCTTAATCCCAATGAAGCCGGAGCCAATCACGACCGCTCCCTGCCCCCTCTTGACGCGCTTTTTTAACTCGTTCGCATCTTTCAGATGAGCGAATGTGCAAACCTGCGGCCCGACAAGGCCCGGGATTGATGGCATCACAGGTTCCGCACCCACCGCGAGCAAAAGCTTCTCGTAGGGCATCCGCTCATTATTATCAGTGATGAGAAGTCGTTCGCGCGCCTTGAGTGCCGTAACATTTCTTCCCGCAAGCACCCGCACCTTCATCTTCTTATAAAATTCAGCGGGGCGGAGCCTCATGGTCTCTTCATCCACGCGCCCCTCAAGGTAATACGAGATGAGCGGCCTCGAGTACGCCTCGCGCATTTCCCGATCAATGACGAGGATCGCGCGTTCGCGATCGCGCTCGCGGATCGCCTCAATCGCGGCAATGCCTGCGATAGAATTCCCCACGATTACATAATGCGGTCTATTATTTTTATTTCTGCTCTTCATATACAAGTGCCTCATTCGGGCACGAGATGACGCATATCGGCACATCTCTATCAGGACAGAGGTCGCACTTGGTCGCGACCTTCCGCTCTTTCACATCTCGCACGATCACCCCGAAGGGGCAGACCATGATGCATGACCAGCAGCCCACGCAGCGATCCGCGTCATTCATCACCGCCCCCGTTTTCTTATCCCGATGCATGCTTCCGGTGATGCACGCACCGACGCAGGGAGCTTCCTCACAGTGCCTGCATGGCAGCGCAAACGAGAGCGGCCCCTTCTGCTCGACGATCAGCCTCGGAATGGCGCGAGGAAACTCTTCCTTGTATGCTTTGATTATCTTCTTTGACCTGGAATGCTCCACAAGGCAGTGAATTTCACACAGCCTGCACCCCATGCAATACTCTTCGCGCACGTATATTCTTTTCATGAGCGGGTATATCCTGTATCAGAATAAAGTAATGCCTCAATTATAGGATATGGGACAGGGTTTTTCGCCACTGATTATCACGGATGATTGACGGATATGCACGGATTGATTTTGGTATGTATCCGCGAGCATCCGTAATAATCCGCGTAGATCCGTGGCAAAATCTCATAGCTGACCCACTACAGAACGAAATATCCTCCGTGAGTGGTATGGGCAGCCGCAACGATGCGACGCACGCGCTCACAACGATTCGCCGGCGGGCTTGACACCCAGAATATCCAGCTCCTCTCTGGATAGCCCGATCCCCCTCAGGCGAAGCCGGTTGCCGCGAAGCGATTCTATCGCGTTGGCTCCCATCCCTCCGAGCATCTCCTTTATCTCCAGGCTCCACGCGCGAATGAGGTTCGTGAGATGCCGGACGGCAATCTCGGGATTGAGCCGCCTGACGAGGTAGGGATCCTGTGTTGCGATACCCCAGTTGCACTTCCCCGTATAGCAGCGCTGGCACATGTGGCACCCCATGGCGATCATGGCAGCAGTCGCGATATACACCGCGTCAGCACCGAGTGCGATCGCTTTGATCACGTCAGCGCTGTTGCGTATGCCTCCGCCGGCGATGATAGAGGCCTCATTGCGTATCCCCTCCCGCCTCAGCCTCTCGTCCACCGCTGCGAGCGCGAGGGCGATGGGAATCCCCACATTATCCCTGATTCTGGTGGGTGCGGCTCCAGTCCCGCCGCGGAGACCATCGATGGCAATAATATCCGCACCTGCGCGCACCATCCCGCTCGCAATCGCTGCAATGTTGTGGACCGCGGCAACCTTCACGATGATCGGTTTCCGGTAGCGCGTGGCCTCTTTGAGCGCCGCGACGAGCTGTGCAAGATCTTCTATGGAATAGATATCGTGGTGGGGCGCCGGAGAAAGGGCATCGGTCCCTTCCGGGATCATACGGGTTTCAGAAATAGCCTGATCGACCTTTTCTCCGGGCAGATGCCCACCGATGCCCGGCTTCGCTCCCTGTCCGATTTTAATTTCTATTGCCGCCCCTGATTCGAGGTAGTCCTTGTGGACCCCAAATCTCCCCGATGCAACCTGTACGACGGCATTCTTCCCGTAGCGGTAGAGGTCCTTGTGCAGGCCTCCTTCGCCGGTATTATAAAATGTCCCGCATTGCTGGGCGGTCCTGGCCAGTGCGAGGCACGCGTTATAGCTAATTGCGCCATAGGACATGGCGGAAAAGAGGATGGGGGTTTCAAGCTCAAGTTGTGGCATAAGTATCGTCTCGAGTGAAGCTGTTCCCCCCCTGTGCGAGAGCTTGACCTCCTGGGGTTTGCGCCCGAGAAAGGTTTTTAACTCCATCGGCTCTCGGAGCGGGTCAATTGATGGGTTTGTCACCTGGCTCGCGTCGAGGAGGAGGTGGTCCCAGTATATCTTATGGGGCATATCACTCCCCATGCCGGAAAGGAGGAGACCGCCCGTTTCTGCCTGTTTGTATATCTCCTCGATCGTCCGCGCCGTCCAGTAGGCATTCGTGCGATACTGGCGAGGGTGCTCGGTGACGACCAGCGCCTGCGTGGGGCAGAGGGACGCGCAGCGCTGGCATCCCACGCATCTCAAGCTCTCTGTGGTCACGCGGCCGTCCGCGGGATCGTATGTGTGCGACTCGAACGCGCACTGCCGGACGCATACCTCGCAATGAATGCACCGCTCTTCGTCGCGCGAGATGTGGAACTCGGGCTGTATAAATGATTTCATCTCTTTCCCATCGTAAATACCACCGGCTCTCCTGCCGCGGGGGCCCACACCCGCTCAGGGGCCTGACACACTGCGTTGATCGCGCACTCTTCGCTCGCGAGGAAACAGCGCGGCCCTTTCCGAGCTGCAACGAGCGGCCTGAGCTTGATACGGTCCGCGAGCCCGACCATTCCCCGGGGATGGGCGAGGATGAGCGCAGAGGGGCCGTTGATCATGGAACTCCCATACACGATTCTCAACGTTGTGTGGAAATCTCTCTCGCGAGTTGGCATCCGCTCAATCCGCTCCCAGAGGGGAGGAGCAAGTATCGTACAGGCGATCTCAAGCGGCAGGCCATGCCTCCGCAGAAGCAGGTCAAACATGTAGAGTATAGCCTCTGAGTCAGTCTGGAGCATGAGCCTGTATCCGAACTCCTCTAAATAGCGCTTGTTGGTGCCGTATGAAGAAATCTCGCCGTTGTGCACCAGAGACCACCCCAGGAGCCCGAACGGGTGCGCGCCTCCCCACCAGCCCGGTGTATTCGTGGGAAACCGTCCGTGCGCGATCCATAGGTGCGCGTGGTATTCTTCAATGCGGTAGAACTTCCCGATCTGCTCCGGATACCCCACACCCTTGAACACCCCCATGTTTTTTCCGGAGGAGACAACAAACGCACCCTTGATGAACTCGTTGACCTCCATCACCACCATCATCACAATGTCGTCGTCGCTTAGCTCGTAGTAGCGCTCGTGAGTCTCCGGATGGATTTGTAAAAAATACCTCCAGAGGATTGGACGTTTCACCACTTCCTTCACGGGTGCGGTGGGGATCTCCTCCTCCCCGATAATCTCAAAGCATTTTTTGAGGGTTGCCTCCGTCTGCTGCTTGGCCTCCTCGAAATCATACATGAGGTGGAAGCAGTAATCATCCTTGTGATGCGGATAGATCCCATATCCCGCAAAACCTCCGCCGAGACCGTTTGATCGATCATGCATCACGGCAATCAATCGGATAATGTCAGTTCCCGGTATCAATTTGCCGTGAACGTCCATAATGCCCGCGATTGAGCAACCCGAAGGGATGCGGGCGTCGGGGAGCTTGACGCTCTTTGAGGAAATCAAGGTTCTCATAGGTTGGTCTGGAATTATAGCAAAGATCGATCGTTATGATTCGGTTATCCGCATTACTGTGGGAAAATCCCGTGAATGTATGTGACAATACCGCCCCATTTCGACGAAGACGTCAGAGAGGGGATAGAGCCGGTGTTCAGGAACCAGAACCCGCTCAGGAAATCGGTGACGATGAGGGTTTCGCCCCGTATCTCCC
This window encodes:
- a CDS encoding glutamate synthase-related protein produces the protein MKSFIQPEFHISRDEERCIHCEVCVRQCAFESHTYDPADGRVTTESLRCVGCQRCASLCPTQALVVTEHPRQYRTNAYWTARTIEEIYKQAETGGLLLSGMGSDMPHKIYWDHLLLDASQVTNPSIDPLREPMELKTFLGRKPQEVKLSHRGGTASLETILMPQLELETPILFSAMSYGAISYNACLALARTAQQCGTFYNTGEGGLHKDLYRYGKNAVVQVASGRFGVHKDYLESGAAIEIKIGQGAKPGIGGHLPGEKVDQAISETRMIPEGTDALSPAPHHDIYSIEDLAQLVAALKEATRYRKPIIVKVAAVHNIAAIASGMVRAGADIIAIDGLRGGTGAAPTRIRDNVGIPIALALAAVDERLRREGIRNEASIIAGGGIRNSADVIKAIALGADAVYIATAAMIAMGCHMCQRCYTGKCNWGIATQDPYLVRRLNPEIAVRHLTNLIRAWSLEIKEMLGGMGANAIESLRGNRLRLRGIGLSREELDILGVKPAGESL
- a CDS encoding glutamine amidotransferase family protein produces the protein MRTLISSKSVKLPDARIPSGCSIAGIMDVHGKLIPGTDIIRLIAVMHDRSNGLGGGFAGYGIYPHHKDDYCFHLMYDFEEAKQQTEATLKKCFEIIGEEEIPTAPVKEVVKRPILWRYFLQIHPETHERYYELSDDDIVMMVVMEVNEFIKGAFVVSSGKNMGVFKGVGYPEQIGKFYRIEEYHAHLWIAHGRFPTNTPGWWGGAHPFGLLGWSLVHNGEISSYGTNKRYLEEFGYRLMLQTDSEAILYMFDLLLRRHGLPLEIACTILAPPLWERIERMPTRERDFHTTLRIVYGSSMINGPSALILAHPRGMVGLADRIKLRPLVAARKGPRCFLASEECAINAVCQAPERVWAPAAGEPVVFTMGKR
- a CDS encoding FAD-dependent oxidoreductase, producing the protein MKSRNKNNRPHYVIVGNSIAGIAAIEAIRERDRERAILVIDREMREAYSRPLISYYLEGRVDEETMRLRPAEFYKKMKVRVLAGRNVTALKARERLLITDNNERMPYEKLLLAVGAEPVMPSIPGLVGPQVCTFAHLKDANELKKRVKRGQGAVVIGSGFIGIKASEGLKALGAKVTMVELDNRPVPSMLDAEAGKIVAAHIRRSGVKLVLSNRVVAIRRKGASVVAAALKSGEEIPCSSVVVAIGVRPRLGLCRGTPIKTKMGILVNSHMETSVHNIYAAGDVTETAVLHGGRKNIPIWPLAYEQGTVAGTNMAGGNMAYKGRMPMNSMEVFGLPLIALGDTTTDDGEMEIMMLRSRTSSAYKKIILKNNRIRGALFLGEIERAGIFAGLMLDTVDVTPFKEELLKENFGYIYVPRQHRAKHISPLEV
- the typA gene encoding translational GTPase TypA; the encoded protein is MRPINKIRNVAIIAHIDHGKTTLIDAIFRATGVFRENARVEERVMDNYELERERGITIRAKHCAVEWKGYLINIIDTPGHADFSGEVERVLSMVDAVLLVVDANEGPMPQTRYVLMRALRLGLKAIVVINKVDRQHADPLRALNSTFDLFVELGATDAQADFFAVHGSGLQGWFVRDLEKDERKGMEALFDAVIRHVPHPKADRNAPFLMQISTLTWNDYFGRIGCGRVLQGVHRLGEELVRTTTRRKAAGPLHAHDAGHSDAWEVTGVYPVTSTHLLITRGLERQEVQEVSAGDIVWIAGPGDLTIGDTLSSPALENACLPPLEIGEPTVSMFLLVNNGPFAGEEGCAVTMRQIMERLERERRVNVSLRVEASHRLDCVKISGRGELHLAILIEEMRREGMELCLTRPEVITTVDANGNILEPMEQLIIDIPGGFQGVVLEKVACRRGELTGRNDSGRGLVRFEFRIPTRGLIGYRGGFMTDTRGLGIMSSRFIGYGPWCGEVVSRSRGSMVSMDTGPATSYSLENLQSRGVMFVAPTERVYEGMIVGEHSRPDDLPCNPVKRKRLTNIRSSTKELDAGLKAPRRLTLESAIEWIARDELVEVTSRSIRVRKAILDAEKRKRAGRQTAAVIQQ
- a CDS encoding 4Fe-4S dicluster domain-containing protein; amino-acid sequence: MKRIYVREEYCMGCRLCEIHCLVEHSRSKKIIKAYKEEFPRAIPRLIVEQKGPLSFALPCRHCEEAPCVGACITGSMHRDKKTGAVMNDADRCVGCWSCIMVCPFGVIVRDVKERKVATKCDLCPDRDVPICVISCPNEALVYEEQK